Proteins from a genomic interval of Microbacterium esteraromaticum:
- a CDS encoding class II fumarate hydratase yields the protein MTGTQQHSGDSSQGYRIEHDTMGEVRVPLNALYSAQTQRAVENFPISGTGLESTQIAALARIKKAAALANKELGTLDGAIADAIAQAADEVATGKHDGEFPVDTYQTGSGTSSNMNMNEVLANLATSILGATVHPNDHVNASQSSNDVFPTSVHIAVTQALIDTLIPSLDHLAVALEAKAELWKDVVKAGRTHLMDATPVTLGQEFGGYARQLRLGIERVQSALPRVAEVPLGGTAVGTGINTPLGFPQKVIELLAADTELPITEAKDHFEAQANRDGLVEASGALRTIAVSLTKINNDLRWMGSGPNTGLGELHIPDLQPGSSIMPGKVNPVVPEAVLMVCARVIGNDATVAWAGASGSFELNVAIPVMGTSLLESIRLLSNAVRVLADKTVDGLQANVERAAAFAGMSPSIVTPLNKVIGYEAAAKIAKHSVAKGITVREAVIELGYVERGEITEEVLDQKLDLLSMTHAG from the coding sequence ATGACCGGCACGCAGCAGCACAGCGGCGACAGCTCGCAGGGCTACCGCATCGAGCACGACACCATGGGCGAGGTGCGTGTGCCCCTCAACGCGCTCTACAGCGCACAGACCCAGCGTGCCGTCGAGAACTTCCCGATCTCGGGCACGGGCCTGGAGTCGACGCAGATCGCCGCACTCGCCCGCATCAAGAAGGCCGCGGCTCTCGCCAACAAGGAGCTCGGCACGCTCGACGGCGCCATCGCCGACGCGATCGCACAGGCAGCCGACGAGGTCGCCACCGGAAAGCACGACGGCGAGTTCCCCGTCGACACCTACCAGACCGGTTCTGGCACGTCGTCGAACATGAACATGAACGAGGTGCTGGCGAACCTGGCCACCAGCATCCTGGGTGCCACCGTGCACCCGAACGACCACGTCAACGCGTCGCAGTCGTCGAACGACGTCTTCCCGACGTCGGTGCACATCGCCGTCACGCAGGCGCTGATCGACACCCTGATCCCGTCGCTCGATCACCTCGCCGTCGCCCTCGAAGCGAAGGCCGAGCTGTGGAAGGACGTCGTCAAGGCCGGTCGCACCCACCTCATGGACGCGACGCCCGTGACCCTCGGCCAGGAGTTCGGCGGCTACGCCCGTCAGCTGCGCCTCGGCATCGAGCGCGTGCAGTCGGCTCTCCCCCGCGTCGCCGAGGTTCCGCTCGGGGGCACCGCGGTCGGCACCGGCATCAACACGCCGCTCGGCTTCCCGCAGAAGGTCATCGAGCTGCTCGCAGCCGACACCGAGCTGCCGATCACCGAGGCGAAGGACCACTTCGAGGCGCAGGCGAACCGCGACGGTCTCGTCGAGGCTTCGGGCGCTCTGCGCACCATCGCCGTCTCGCTGACCAAGATCAACAACGACCTGCGCTGGATGGGCTCCGGCCCCAACACCGGTCTCGGTGAGCTGCACATCCCCGACCTGCAGCCCGGCTCCTCGATCATGCCCGGCAAGGTCAACCCCGTCGTTCCCGAGGCCGTGCTGATGGTCTGCGCCCGCGTGATCGGCAACGACGCGACCGTGGCCTGGGCCGGTGCTTCCGGCTCGTTCGAGCTGAACGTCGCGATCCCGGTGATGGGCACCTCGCTGCTGGAGTCGATCCGTCTGCTCTCGAACGCCGTGCGCGTTCTGGCCGACAAGACCGTCGACGGCCTGCAGGCCAACGTCGAGCGCGCCGCCGCTTTCGCGGGCATGAGCCCGTCGATCGTCACGCCGCTGAACAAGGTCATCGGTTACGAGGCCGCCGCGAAGATCGCGAAGCACTCCGTCGCCAAGGGCATCACCGTGCGCGAGGCCGTCATCGAGCTCGGCTACGTCGAGCGCGGCGAGATCACCGAAGAGGTGCTCGACCAGAAGCTCGACCTGCTGAGCATGACGCACGCCGGCTGA
- a CDS encoding carbonic anhydrase yields the protein MTTKLTPAQAWQEMRDGNRRFVAGEPAHPHQDVNKRHELADGQAPIATLFGCSDSRLAAEIIFDKGLGDLFVVRNAGQVIGESIVASLEYAVGILGVPLIVVLAHDSCGAVRAAIDGTAIDAAPLPAGIWKLIAPIVPAARKVLAETGGTTPADIDAELVGREHLRNTVADLLHSSELISNAVAEGRLGIVGANYRLAEGTAVPAVTVGIDTEGNDPASKEESE from the coding sequence ATGACCACGAAGCTCACGCCCGCACAGGCCTGGCAGGAGATGCGCGACGGCAACCGGCGCTTCGTCGCCGGTGAGCCTGCGCACCCCCACCAGGACGTCAACAAGCGCCATGAGCTCGCCGACGGACAGGCTCCGATCGCGACGCTGTTCGGATGCTCGGACTCGCGCCTCGCGGCCGAGATCATCTTCGACAAGGGTCTGGGCGACCTGTTCGTCGTACGCAACGCCGGCCAGGTGATCGGCGAGTCGATCGTCGCCAGCCTGGAGTACGCCGTGGGGATCCTGGGTGTGCCGCTGATCGTCGTGCTGGCGCATGACTCCTGCGGCGCTGTGCGCGCGGCCATCGACGGTACGGCGATCGACGCCGCCCCGCTCCCCGCGGGCATCTGGAAGCTCATCGCCCCGATCGTGCCCGCGGCCCGCAAGGTGCTCGCTGAGACCGGCGGCACCACGCCCGCCGACATCGACGCCGAACTCGTCGGCCGCGAGCACCTGCGCAACACCGTCGCAGACCTGCTGCACTCGTCCGAACTGATCAGCAACGCCGTCGCCGAGGGTCGTCTCGGAATCGTCGGCGCCAACTACCGGCTGGCCGAGGGCACCGCAGTACCCGCAGTAACCGTAGGCATCGACACCGAGGGGAACGACCCCGCGTCCAAGGAGGAATCGGAATGA
- a CDS encoding DUF4245 family protein, with protein sequence MSKERPIVAGINRAETPQETADRKAEASRVYRSSQTFRNLIAALIVTVGVVAIVVFGVPRGEPTPKPEIDVAAIAADVETNMQRPAIVPDVDEFWRVNAAELGGGAVPVWNVTLAPAADDERGFVRVAQAFGADVSWAPQVLGGRAADDTTTIDGREWDVFNLGESGDANISYAIGTQAGPDYVLLYGSRSAESTAELAESLSTQLDALEEAE encoded by the coding sequence ATGAGCAAAGAGCGACCGATCGTCGCAGGCATCAACCGCGCCGAGACTCCGCAGGAGACCGCTGACCGCAAGGCAGAGGCAAGCCGTGTCTACCGCTCCAGCCAAACGTTCCGCAACCTGATCGCGGCCCTCATCGTCACCGTCGGCGTCGTGGCGATCGTTGTCTTCGGTGTGCCCCGCGGTGAGCCGACGCCGAAGCCCGAGATCGATGTCGCCGCCATCGCCGCCGACGTCGAGACCAACATGCAGCGCCCGGCGATCGTTCCTGACGTCGACGAGTTCTGGCGTGTGAACGCGGCCGAGCTCGGCGGCGGAGCCGTGCCGGTGTGGAACGTCACGCTCGCCCCCGCGGCCGACGACGAGCGCGGCTTCGTCCGCGTCGCACAGGCGTTCGGCGCCGATGTCTCGTGGGCACCGCAGGTGCTCGGGGGCCGTGCTGCCGACGACACCACGACCATCGACGGTCGCGAATGGGACGTCTTCAATCTCGGCGAGAGCGGTGACGCCAACATCTCGTACGCGATCGGCACCCAGGCCGGCCCCGACTATGTGCTGCTGTACGGCTCGCGCTCGGCGGAGTCGACCGCGGAGCTCGCCGAATCGCTCAGCACGCAGCTGGACGCACTGGAGGAAGCCGAATGA